Genomic DNA from Alistipes indistinctus YIT 12060:
ACGGCCTGCATCAACCGGTCTCCCTCCACCATCGACAAGTCGTGAATTGCCCCGCAGGATTTACAGTAAAAATGGGTATGCGGCGTGATATCCCCATCGAAATGGGTGTTTTTCGGGTCGATGTCGAGGGACAGAACGGCCCCCTGTTCGGCAAAGAGTTTCAACGTGTTGTACACGGTTGTTTTCGACAGGGTCGGCATCGACGGGGAAAGCGCATTGAAAATTTCATCGGCAGTCGGATGCGTCCGGTGCGTCATCAGGTATTCCATAATGGCAAGACGCTGCAAGGAAGGTTTCACCCCGAAACCGGACAGATATTGATGCAGTTTCTTATCCATTATTATAAATACTACAAATTTGTATTCATTACAGATTTAAATTCAATGCAAATTTACTCCTATTTTCTGAAATTGCAATAGTCCGGGATTTTTTTGTTATTTCTTGAAGATAAAATAGACCGCTAGCACCAACAGTATAAAAGCCACGGCATGATTCCAGCGCAGTGCCTCTGTTTTGAAAAAGACCAGCGTAAAAACGGTAAAGACCAGCAGGGAAATAACTTCCTGAATCACCTTAAGCTGCATCAATGAAAAGGGGCCGTCGTTGCCATGAAATCCGATCCGGTTCGCGGGTACCAGGAAAAAATACTCCAGCAGCGCGATACTCCAGCACATGATGACAATTCCGGCCAGCGGCAGTTCGTCGAACCATTTCTGTCCCTTAAGCCGCAACTGGCCATACCAGGCAAAAGTCATAAATACATTGGACACGATCAATAACCCTATTGTCCACAATCCTTTCATACAAGCATTTATCCTTACGTTTTTCCGTCCCGGATACAAAGCCGGCACCACTTTTGCGAACTAAAAACCGAACGGAACACAATTATGTCCGTTTTCAGCGGCGATCCCTTCGGGATTCAGGCTGCAAAATTAGAGGATTTTTATAAATTTACAGAACAAGACCAAACGAAATTGACACTAACCGGTAAAATTACCATTATGAAGAGATACAATACCGCAGCAGGCCCGCTGGACATCGAAATTCTCGGCCATTCATCGGTCATTATGCATTGGAACGGCCAGGTGATCCATATCGATCCGTATAGCGAAGAGGCCGATTACAGCGAACAACCCAAAGCCGACCTGATTCTGGTCACGCACCACCACAGCGACCATTTCGATCCCGATGCAATTGCAGAAATACGCAAAAAAGATACAGTAGTCATTTCAACGGAAAAGGTAGCCCACGCCCTGGAAGGTGTAACCGTCCTTCACAACGGGGAGCGGACAACATGGAACGGAATTACGATCCGGGCCACCCCGGCCTACAACATCGTCAACATGCGTGCCCCCGGCGAGCCGTTCCACATTCCGGGCGAAGGAAACGGATATGTAATGGAGATCGACCCGCTCCGCATTTACATTGCCGGAGATACCGAACTGATTCCTGAAATGTCCGGGCTGGAGGCTATCGACATCGCCTTTTTGCCGAAAGATGTACCCTATACGATGAACGATTCGATGTTCATCGAGGCAGCCCGGGTTATCCGGCCCAAAATACTGCTTCCTTACCACTGCCCCAAACCGCGTATCGACAGGACAATGCTCCGAAACGCACTGCCCGGCATGACGATCCCGGAAGAGTAAAAGCGGGGAAAAACGGCACATGCAATAAACGCGCGTTTACAGCAAATCAACCTTTGCTTTAAGCGCGCGTTTGCCCGTTACCGTTGATCAGATACTTATAGCTCGTCAATTCCCGTAGCGCCATCGGACCGCGTGCATGAAGTTTCTGCGTACTGATACCGATTTCGGCACCGAGTCCGAACTGGGCGCCATCGGTAAAGGCGGTAGACACATTTGCATAGACACACGCCGCATCGACACTCTGTTGGAAAAGGCGGACAGCGGCAGGATTCTCGCTGATGATCGCCTCGCTGTGCTTCGACGAATAACGGGTAATGTGCGCGATCGCCTCGTCGAGTGAAGAGACCGTCCGGATGGACATTTTATAGGACAGGAACTCGGTACCGAAACTCTCCGCCGTAGCACGCTCCAGCAAACGGGCCGGATAACGGCCGTCGAGCACGGCATACGCGTCCGAATCGGCATAAATCACCACCTCTTTCGCCGCCAGCCGTCCGCAAACGGCAGGCAGGTCGCCGAGCCGGTCCCGGTGCACGATCAGGCAGTCGAGCGCATTGCACACACTAACACGCCGGGTCTTGGCATTGAACACGATATCGGCACATTTAGCCCGGTCACCTGCGGCATCGAAATAGGTATGGCAAATACCGGCCCCCGTTTCAATCACCGGAATACGGGCGTTATCTCGCACATAGTCGATCAGACCTTTGCTGCCGCGCGGGATCAACAGATCAATATAGCCGACGGCACCGAGCAGTGCAGCGGTGGCCGCACGGTCTGCAGGCAGCAAAGTTACCGTATGCTCATCCATTCCGTGTGCCTGCAACACTTCCCGGATCACCTTCACGATCGCTTCATTCGAATAGCCGGCGTCGTGGCCGCCTTTCAGCACACAGGCATTTCCGGATTTCAGACACAGGGACACGACATCGAAACTGACGTTCGGACGGGCTTCATAGATCACGCCGATCACTCCGAATGGAACCGATATTTTTGTAATCTTCATTCCATTGGGGCGAACCACTTCATCCAATACATGCCCCAGTGGAGACGGTAGCGAAGCCACGTTACGAATATCGGCGGCAATGCCCCGGATACGCTCCGGCGTAAGCATCAACCGATCGTACATCGGGTTTTGCTCATCCATCAGGGCCAGATCGCGCCGGTTGGCCTCCAGGATAAACTCCATTTTCGCTTCGGCCGCATCAGCCAGTGCCAGCAGCACGGCATCGATCCGGGAAACATCGGTCAGGTTCAATGCCCGGGATGCCTCCACCGCTTTATTAAAAGTTTCGTTCAGTTCCATATCTGCCTTTACGCTTCAGATAAATCCCATTTACATCTGTCAATCAAATCAATCCAGATACAAATAATCATAATGAATAAACGGCCTGATTCCTTTTTTTCCGGCCGCCTGCCGGGCGCGGTTACTATCGCAAGCGATACGTCCCACACCGATCTGACGCCCGTCGGGAGCAATGATTTTCACGATATCGTCTTTCTCGAACTCGCCTTTCACCTCACGCACCCCGATCGGCAGCAGGCTAACCGCCTCGGGACGCGACAGCGCTTCATACGCTCCCTCGTTCACATGCAATTCCCCCTTGGCGAATCCTTCCGAATGGGCGATCCATTTCTTAACGGGAGAGATGGTCCGGTCCGACGGAATAAAACGGGTGCAAACGACATCCCGGCTTTCACACAGAACGTCTATTAAAATACTATCCCTCTTCCCATTGGCCACGATTACCTCAATCCCTTCATCCGCCACTTTCGTCGCAATCCGGCACTTGGTCAGCATCCCGCCGCGGCCGAACTGGGATTTGCCCGTCTGGATGTAACACGACAAATCCTGCTGCGGTAAAATCTCACGGATAACCTCCGTACCGGATTCGGACGGATTGCCGTTATAAATACCGTCGATATTGCTCAGAATAATCAGCGCCTCGGCATCCATCATCGCCGCGACCATACCGGAGAGTTCGTCGTTATCGGTAAACATCAGTTCCGTCACGGAAATCGTATCGTTCTCATTGAGAATAGGGATAACCCCGTTCTCAAGCATCACCGTCATGCAGTGCTGCTGATTGAGGTAATGGCGGCGCGTCGAAAGGCTTTCCTTGGTGGTCAGCACCTGTCCGCAGACAATTCCATGATCGCGGAACAACTCGTAATAGCGGTTGATCAGTTTGGCCTGTCCCACGGCAGAAAAAAGCTGCCGGGCGGAAACCTGTCCTAATTTTTTCCTGTGGTTATGCAACTGCATCTCGCTGCGGCCGGATGCCACCGCCCCCGACGAAACCAGAATCACCTCTACTCCCCCCCGGTGCAGTTCGGCTACCTGGTCGGCCAATGCCGACATCCGCGTAACATCGAGCGAACCGTCCGGACGCGCGAGGACGTTGCTCCCAACTTTGACGACGACCCGTTTGAATCTGTATGCCATGATTTATTTGCTGTTGAAAAGTCCCGCCTTGACGGCTTCGGTAAAACCACTCTCTTCCATCGCGGCCAATCCCCTGAGCGTCATTCCGCCAGGAGTGGTCACCTTGTCGATCTCGGTCTGCGGCATCGTGCCGTTCAGATTCATCATCTCCAAGGCCCCGCGCATCGTCTGCATCACGACAGCCCGGGCCTCTTCGGGAGCAAAACCGAGTTCCACTCCGCCCTGAATGGATGCATCGAGGTATTTTAGCGCAAAAGCGATTCCGCAGGAAGCGAGCGAGGTTCCGGGCCCCATCATCGGCTCCTTCACGACGACCGTCTGGCCCAATTCGCTGAAAATGGAGACAAGTTCATCGAGTCGTTCTTTCGGGGCACCCTGTTCCGCTATGAAGGTTACACTTTCGCCGAGCGAAATGGCCGTATTGGGAATAATACGATACATGACCGGCATGACGCCCGAACCATTATCCAACAGTTTGCCCAGTTCTTCAAAACTCGAACGGCCGATAACGGACGCAACAGCCTGCTTCCTGTAATCCAGCCCGCCACGAATCTCCTTAACCACCTCTTCGAGCAGCCACGGTTTTACGGCAAGCACGACCAGGTCAGCCCCCTGCACCGCTTCCCTGTTGTCGAGCGTCGTGCGGATAGCCGGATCATATCCTTTGATCTTATCGAGTGTCTGCTGCGTATGTGCCGTAACAGTGAGGTCCGAAGCCGGCACGAGGCTTCCGGCCGCGATGCCTTTGGCAATTGCGCCGCCCATATTTCCGCCTCCGATAATTGCGATTTTCATGCTGTGGTCAAGTTTAAGTTCCAAAGGTAGAAAAAATATCGCATCGTTGGCAATAGCGCGCAAGCCTCCCGCGTCGACTTCACTTAAAGCCAATGGAAGAGCTCCCGAAAGGGTCTGCTTGGGGCTCGTAAATTTCACAAAAAGTTATTTTAATCCCTCACCGCATTCGGGTATTTTTGAATAACATAAAACAACAGCCATGAACCCGAATATAGGAAACAAGATCAAACAACTGCGCGAAGAACACCAGCTATCGCTAGCCGAACTGGCCGCAAACGCCTCCATCTACCCGATGCAACTCGAAAAGATCGAAAGCGGTGAAATCCAGCCTACCATGGCGATTATGGTCCGTATCTCCCGTGCGCTCGGCACCCGCCTGGGCACGATCCTCGACGGCGAGGAGCACTATGAACCGGTCGTACAGCTCAGCACCGACCGAACCCCGTCGATCAACCTGGTGGAGAGCGAAAACCTGGGCAGTCACCTGCGCTTCTCCGCGCTGGCCCAGAACAAAACCGACCGCAATATGGAACCGTTCTTCATCAACGTCAGTTACTGCCCCACCGGCGACCTTCCGTCGCACCACGAGGGAGAGGAGTTTCTCTATGTGCTGGAGGGATCGGTACAGCTGCTTTACGGACAGGAAACCTATACGCTGGAGAAAGGCGACAGCATCTATTACGATTCGATCGTGCCGCATAACCTCACGACGCTGGCCGAAGGGGAAACGGCCAAAGTGCTGGCCGTGACCTACACCCCGTTCTAACCCGTTGGATTTCGTAAAAAGATGGAATTGATTAACGACACACTCGGCGGCCTGCTCGAAAAATGGGCACAGGAGCAGCCGGATCACGATTTTCTGGTCTATCCGGACCGGAATCTGCGTTTCAGTTACCGGCAGTTCAACGAGCGCGTGGACACGCTTGCAAAGGCTCTGCTCGAAATCGGCGTCACCAAAGGAAGCAAAGTCGGCGTCTGGGCCAAGAACGTCCCCGACTGGCTCACATTTATGTTCGCCTCGGCCCGTATCGGCGCGGTGCTGGTGACAGTCAACACCAACTACAAAGCCGCCGAGTTGAAATACATCATGCAGGATGCCGACATCCATACGATGTGCCTCGTGAACGGCTACCGCGACAGCGACTACGTACAGATCATGTACGAAGTGGTACCCGAACTGCGCTCGTCGGAGCGCGGCCGGCTCCATTCGGATGAATTCCCCGAACTGCGCAACGTCGTCTACATCGGACAGGAGAAGCAACGCGGCATGTACACGACCGCCGAACTGCTCACGATGGGTTCCTACGCATCGGACGAGGCGTTGCTCGCGGCAAAAGCACAGGTTAATCCGTTCGAAGAGGTCAACATGCAATATACTTCGGGTACGACGGGATTCCCCAAAGGGGTGATGCTGACGCACCACAATATCCTGAACAACGGGCTCACGATCGGCGACTGCATGCACTACACGAACCGGGACAAAGTACTGACCTGTGTGCCGCTTTTCCACTGCTTCGGCTGCGTGCTGGCCCTCTGCGCCGTGATTACGCATGGCTCCACAATGGTGATGATCGAGGACTTCGACCCGCTCAAAGTGTTGGCATCCGTGCACAAAGAGCGCTGCACGGCCCTCTACGGCGTCCCGACAATGTTCATCGCCGAGCTGAACCATCCGATGTTCGACATGTTCGATCTCAGCTCACTACGTACCGGCATCATGGCCGGAGCCCCCTGCCCGATCGAAACGATGAAGCAGGTAATGGAAAAGATGTACTGCAAGGACATCATCAGCGTATACGGACTGACGGAGAGTTCTCCCGGCATGACCGCTACGCGGGTGACCGACTCTCCGGAAATCCGGGCTACCACGGTAGGACGTTCGCTGCCGTTCGTCGAAGTGAAAGTGCTCGACCCGGAGACGAACAAAGAGTGTCCGGTCGGCGTACAGGGCGAGATGTGCTGCAAGGGTTACAACATCATGAAAGGTTATTACAAAAACCCCGAAGCGACCGCCGCGATCATCGACGAAAACGGCTTCCTGCACTCGGGCGACCTGGGCGTAATGGACGAAAACGGTTATTTCCGCATCACGGGACGGCTCAAAGATATGATTATCCGCGGCGGGGAGAACATCTATCCGCGTGAAATCGAGAACTTCCTGTTCCGCATGCCGCAAATCGAAAGCGTCGAAGTCGGGGGCATCCCGAGTCCGAAATACGGCGAAGAGGTGGGGGCATTCATCAAGGTCAAAGAGGGACAGACGCTGACCGAAGAGGAGATCAAGCTTTTCTGCCGCGGCCAGATCGCGCGCTACAAAATACCGAAATACATCTTTTTCGTCGACAGCTACCCGATGACCGCGAGCGGCAAAATCCAAAAATACAAGCTCAAAGACTGGGGCCTGGAGATGCTTCGGGACCGGGGCGTCGAAGTGATTTAACCGGCATCGCACCACTTATCCCGGAACAAACGGCCAAAGGCCGTTCCGTATATTGTAAACGCCTCCGAGACCGACCAGGGTGAAAATCCTGAAATGTCCCAGAGGCGTGTTCCGTTACCGTAGCGAGACTATCCTGCGATCCGTTAGTGCAATAAAAACCGGATATCCTCCACGATCTGTGCGTCAGTCAACCTGTTTTTTTCCAACAGTTCCCCTATCGCATAACGGTCGGCAAACTCCTTGCGGACTCCGTAATTCAGCACGCGCATATCCGAATCCCCGTAATAGCGGGCGATCTTCTCGCCGAAACCTCCGTCCAGCACCCCGTCTTCGAGGGTGACGACTATCCGGTGATCGGCTTTGAGTGCATCCAGCATCTGTTCATCCACTCCGGTTATGTAGCGGGGATTGATCAGCGTCGCATCAATCCCGGCATCGGCCCGCAATTTATCGGTGACGGCCTCCCCCAGCGCATAAAAAGAGCCCAGTGCAACAACGGCTACCGTATCGCCGCGACGCGTCAGCCGGTACCGGTTCAATT
This window encodes:
- a CDS encoding pyrroline-5-carboxylate reductase family protein — its product is MKIAIIGGGNMGGAIAKGIAAGSLVPASDLTVTAHTQQTLDKIKGYDPAIRTTLDNREAVQGADLVVLAVKPWLLEEVVKEIRGGLDYRKQAVASVIGRSSFEELGKLLDNGSGVMPVMYRIIPNTAISLGESVTFIAEQGAPKERLDELVSIFSELGQTVVVKEPMMGPGTSLASCGIAFALKYLDASIQGGVELGFAPEEARAVVMQTMRGALEMMNLNGTMPQTEIDKVTTPGGMTLRGLAAMEESGFTEAVKAGLFNSK
- a CDS encoding MBL fold metallo-hydrolase, producing the protein MKRYNTAAGPLDIEILGHSSVIMHWNGQVIHIDPYSEEADYSEQPKADLILVTHHHSDHFDPDAIAEIRKKDTVVISTEKVAHALEGVTVLHNGERTTWNGITIRATPAYNIVNMRAPGEPFHIPGEGNGYVMEIDPLRIYIAGDTELIPEMSGLEAIDIAFLPKDVPYTMNDSMFIEAARVIRPKILLPYHCPKPRIDRTMLRNALPGMTIPEE
- a CDS encoding Fur family transcriptional regulator; translation: MDKKLHQYLSGFGVKPSLQRLAIMEYLMTHRTHPTADEIFNALSPSMPTLSKTTVYNTLKLFAEQGAVLSLDIDPKNTHFDGDITPHTHFYCKSCGAIHDLSMVEGDRLMQAVPDGLQVTEVQVYYKGLCRKCSRGVD
- the proB gene encoding glutamate 5-kinase codes for the protein MAYRFKRVVVKVGSNVLARPDGSLDVTRMSALADQVAELHRGGVEVILVSSGAVASGRSEMQLHNHRKKLGQVSARQLFSAVGQAKLINRYYELFRDHGIVCGQVLTTKESLSTRRHYLNQQHCMTVMLENGVIPILNENDTISVTELMFTDNDELSGMVAAMMDAEALIILSNIDGIYNGNPSESGTEVIREILPQQDLSCYIQTGKSQFGRGGMLTKCRIATKVADEGIEVIVANGKRDSILIDVLCESRDVVCTRFIPSDRTISPVKKWIAHSEGFAKGELHVNEGAYEALSRPEAVSLLPIGVREVKGEFEKDDIVKIIAPDGRQIGVGRIACDSNRARQAAGKKGIRPFIHYDYLYLD
- a CDS encoding AMP-binding protein, producing MELINDTLGGLLEKWAQEQPDHDFLVYPDRNLRFSYRQFNERVDTLAKALLEIGVTKGSKVGVWAKNVPDWLTFMFASARIGAVLVTVNTNYKAAELKYIMQDADIHTMCLVNGYRDSDYVQIMYEVVPELRSSERGRLHSDEFPELRNVVYIGQEKQRGMYTTAELLTMGSYASDEALLAAKAQVNPFEEVNMQYTSGTTGFPKGVMLTHHNILNNGLTIGDCMHYTNRDKVLTCVPLFHCFGCVLALCAVITHGSTMVMIEDFDPLKVLASVHKERCTALYGVPTMFIAELNHPMFDMFDLSSLRTGIMAGAPCPIETMKQVMEKMYCKDIISVYGLTESSPGMTATRVTDSPEIRATTVGRSLPFVEVKVLDPETNKECPVGVQGEMCCKGYNIMKGYYKNPEATAAIIDENGFLHSGDLGVMDENGYFRITGRLKDMIIRGGENIYPREIENFLFRMPQIESVEVGGIPSPKYGEEVGAFIKVKEGQTLTEEEIKLFCRGQIARYKIPKYIFFVDSYPMTASGKIQKYKLKDWGLEMLRDRGVEVI
- a CDS encoding glutamate-5-semialdehyde dehydrogenase — encoded protein: MELNETFNKAVEASRALNLTDVSRIDAVLLALADAAEAKMEFILEANRRDLALMDEQNPMYDRLMLTPERIRGIAADIRNVASLPSPLGHVLDEVVRPNGMKITKISVPFGVIGVIYEARPNVSFDVVSLCLKSGNACVLKGGHDAGYSNEAIVKVIREVLQAHGMDEHTVTLLPADRAATAALLGAVGYIDLLIPRGSKGLIDYVRDNARIPVIETGAGICHTYFDAAGDRAKCADIVFNAKTRRVSVCNALDCLIVHRDRLGDLPAVCGRLAAKEVVIYADSDAYAVLDGRYPARLLERATAESFGTEFLSYKMSIRTVSSLDEAIAHITRYSSKHSEAIISENPAAVRLFQQSVDAACVYANVSTAFTDGAQFGLGAEIGISTQKLHARGPMALRELTSYKYLINGNGQTRA
- a CDS encoding XRE family transcriptional regulator yields the protein MNPNIGNKIKQLREEHQLSLAELAANASIYPMQLEKIESGEIQPTMAIMVRISRALGTRLGTILDGEEHYEPVVQLSTDRTPSINLVESENLGSHLRFSALAQNKTDRNMEPFFINVSYCPTGDLPSHHEGEEFLYVLEGSVQLLYGQETYTLEKGDSIYYDSIVPHNLTTLAEGETAKVLAVTYTPF
- a CDS encoding DMT family protein encodes the protein MKGLWTIGLLIVSNVFMTFAWYGQLRLKGQKWFDELPLAGIVIMCWSIALLEYFFLVPANRIGFHGNDGPFSLMQLKVIQEVISLLVFTVFTLVFFKTEALRWNHAVAFILLVLAVYFIFKK